The following proteins come from a genomic window of Micromonospora echinofusca:
- a CDS encoding outer membrane protein assembly factor BamB family protein — MAVASGSLVVAERHSRLVRLDPRSGEQLWEQRVEDCWGTAVIASECCLYLSQSGVLHCFDLGNGLRLWSTPGMSLRYYVSVCGSVVWLGGWRGYHSLMRVALTDGRCLPFDGAAVCRRPVKDPHRRPFTAPLMARVLPVDGQIPPR; from the coding sequence ATGGCTGTGGCGTCCGGTTCCCTCGTCGTGGCGGAGCGGCACTCGCGTCTGGTCCGGCTGGACCCGCGCAGCGGGGAGCAGTTGTGGGAACAGCGTGTCGAGGATTGCTGGGGCACGGCCGTTATCGCGAGTGAGTGCTGCCTTTACCTGAGCCAGTCCGGAGTTCTGCACTGCTTCGATCTGGGCAACGGACTGCGGTTGTGGTCGACGCCCGGCATGAGCCTGCGGTATTACGTCAGCGTTTGCGGCTCCGTTGTTTGGCTGGGAGGGTGGCGCGGTTACCACTCGTTGATGCGGGTGGCCCTTACCGACGGCAGGTGCCTGCCATTCGACGGCGCTGCGGTTTGTCGGCGGCCAGTGAAAGATCCCCATAGGCGGCCATTTACCGCCCCGCTGATGGCCAGGGTTCTCCCCGTGGACGGCCAGATACCTCCCCGCTGA
- the istA gene encoding IS21 family transposase yields MKRGREIVEILEAYDLTGSYRAAAELAGCDHHTVARYVKLRAEGRSPEERTQRARPIDDFMDKIEELVARSGGRVRADVVHRRITTMGFAGGERTTRRAVAAVKKSWQAGQRRVFRPWIPEPGLWLQFDWGEGPRIGGRRTTLWCAWLPWSRFRVVIPVLDKTLPTVVACLDATLRRLGGVPAYVLTDNEKTITVEHVADIAVRNPEIVQVARHYGMTIRTCVPADPQSKGGAENTVKIAKADLVPTSANLLGQYRTFAELEAACRDFTDEVNARIHRDTRRRPAEALLDERDRLHPLPAQPFTVAFGTTRRVNWDCTISVDGVRYSVPHHLVDTRVWARFHGDELIVTAVSEDGPAEVARHQRAQPGRPSILDEHYPPRSRQSDTADRVPRARTADEAAFLALGPGAAAWLVEAAAAGVRGVRRKMAEAVALAKLHGVDHVDRALGTAALAGRFADNDLIRILAHQRDDDTPPTRASETHSLQPGTSAWSTFGTTTGEQ; encoded by the coding sequence GTGAAACGCGGCAGGGAGATCGTGGAAATTTTGGAGGCATACGACCTCACGGGTAGTTACCGTGCGGCGGCCGAGCTGGCCGGGTGTGATCACCACACCGTGGCCCGGTATGTGAAGTTGCGGGCCGAGGGACGCAGCCCCGAGGAGCGGACCCAGCGGGCTCGGCCGATCGACGATTTCATGGACAAGATCGAGGAGTTGGTGGCCCGCTCGGGTGGCCGGGTCCGCGCCGATGTGGTGCACCGGCGGATCACCACGATGGGCTTCGCCGGCGGAGAGCGCACCACCCGCCGGGCGGTCGCGGCGGTGAAGAAGTCCTGGCAGGCCGGGCAGCGACGGGTGTTCCGCCCGTGGATCCCCGAGCCCGGTTTGTGGCTTCAGTTCGACTGGGGCGAAGGCCCACGCATCGGCGGCCGGCGGACCACGTTGTGGTGCGCGTGGCTGCCCTGGTCCCGGTTCCGGGTCGTGATCCCGGTGCTGGACAAGACCCTGCCGACGGTCGTGGCCTGCCTGGATGCCACCCTGCGGCGCCTGGGTGGGGTGCCGGCCTATGTGTTGACCGACAACGAGAAGACGATCACGGTGGAGCACGTCGCGGACATCGCCGTGCGTAATCCGGAGATCGTGCAGGTGGCCCGGCATTACGGGATGACGATCCGCACTTGCGTGCCGGCGGACCCGCAGTCCAAGGGCGGCGCCGAGAACACCGTGAAGATCGCCAAGGCGGACCTGGTCCCGACCAGCGCGAACCTGCTCGGCCAGTACCGCACGTTCGCGGAACTGGAGGCGGCCTGCCGCGACTTCACCGACGAGGTCAACGCCCGCATCCACCGCGACACCCGACGCCGCCCGGCCGAAGCCCTCCTGGACGAACGCGACCGGCTGCATCCGCTGCCGGCGCAGCCGTTCACCGTCGCGTTCGGCACCACCCGCCGAGTGAACTGGGACTGCACCATCTCCGTCGACGGAGTCCGCTACTCGGTCCCGCACCACCTGGTCGACACCCGGGTCTGGGCCCGGTTCCACGGCGACGAACTCATCGTCACCGCCGTCAGCGAGGACGGGCCGGCCGAGGTCGCCCGCCACCAGCGGGCCCAGCCGGGCCGCCCGTCGATCCTCGACGAGCACTACCCGCCCCGATCACGCCAGTCCGACACCGCCGATCGGGTGCCGCGGGCCCGCACCGCCGACGAGGCCGCGTTCCTGGCTCTCGGCCCCGGCGCCGCCGCGTGGCTGGTCGAGGCCGCAGCCGCCGGGGTCCGCGGGGTGCGCCGCAAGATGGCCGAAGCCGTCGCTCTCGCGAAGCTGCACGGCGTCGACCACGTCGACCGGGCCCTCGGCACCGCCGCTTTGGCGGGCAGGTTCGCCGACAACGACCTGATCCGCATCCTGGCCCACCAACGCGACGACGACACCCCACCCACTCGGGCCAGCGAAACCCACAGCCTGCAACCAGGCACCTCTGCCTGGTCAACCTTCGGCACGACGACTGGAGAACAGTGA
- the istB gene encoding IS21-like element helper ATPase IstB, whose protein sequence is MTITPLRVTGAAGDPLTEAIELTRRLKLPHLRRAMADLIPTAKAQRWDPAEVVRVLLAEEAAGRDQANLRTRRKRAAFPAGKTFGDWDEQASSIPRPTQDALRSLEWVQRKENLSICGPSGTGKSHFCEALGQAAVEAGMTVAWFTIEDLGVMVRRHRPDDSVARAMARLIRTDLIIIDDIGLLPVSPDAAEGFYRLVDAAYERRSLAVSSNLHPSGFDEIMPKTLATATVDRLLHHAHVVVTQGDSYRFNQATAGQGVKALH, encoded by the coding sequence GTGACCATCACCCCGTTGCGGGTCACCGGCGCAGCCGGTGACCCGCTGACCGAAGCGATCGAGCTCACCCGCCGGCTGAAACTGCCGCACCTGCGCCGGGCCATGGCCGACCTCATCCCCACCGCGAAAGCGCAACGCTGGGACCCGGCCGAAGTCGTGCGGGTCCTCCTCGCGGAGGAGGCAGCCGGCCGGGACCAGGCCAACCTGCGCACCCGGCGCAAACGCGCCGCGTTCCCCGCCGGCAAAACCTTCGGCGACTGGGACGAGCAGGCCTCCTCGATCCCGCGGCCGACCCAGGACGCCCTGCGCAGCCTGGAATGGGTGCAGCGCAAGGAGAACCTGTCCATCTGCGGCCCGTCCGGCACCGGCAAGAGCCACTTCTGCGAAGCCCTCGGCCAAGCCGCCGTCGAGGCCGGCATGACCGTCGCCTGGTTCACCATCGAAGACCTCGGCGTCATGGTCCGCCGCCACCGCCCCGACGACTCCGTCGCCCGAGCCATGGCCAGACTGATCCGCACCGACCTGATCATCATCGACGACATCGGCCTGCTACCGGTCTCCCCGGACGCCGCCGAAGGGTTCTACCGCCTCGTCGACGCCGCCTACGAACGCCGCAGCCTCGCGGTCAGCTCGAACCTGCACCCGTCCGGTTTCGACGAGATCATGCCCAAGACCCTGGCCACCGCCACCGTCGACCGACTCCTGCACCACGCCCACGTCGTCGTGACCCAGGGTGACAGCTACCGGTTCAACCAAGCCACCGCCGGACAGGGCGTCAAAGCCTTGCACTGA
- a CDS encoding SEL1-like repeat protein, with translation MSSSYAETFAAEFARVAFRRARRPRAIAALVRAAEEMSAEGEHTIAEALYRKAAEAGDDRAVVKLVNWPGIREDPAAMEAVYRAAITAGDVQSVASLAALRTRQGDTAEARVLFTKAIESGDVNALTMYAAFLRNHGEPGELNEAIEHRRRQMAAGDTGALPILGALLLTAPQRQVEAEAVLRRGAALLENRCRCLLAALLSDRGATAEAAELVRRVRATGDDLVRSYAEQLAEEYELPS, from the coding sequence TTGTCGTCCTCCTACGCCGAAACGTTCGCCGCAGAGTTCGCGCGTGTGGCCTTCCGCAGAGCGAGGCGGCCACGGGCGATCGCTGCTCTGGTCCGGGCTGCGGAGGAGATGTCGGCCGAGGGCGAGCACACTATCGCAGAGGCCCTATACCGCAAGGCGGCAGAAGCCGGAGACGACCGGGCCGTCGTGAAGCTGGTCAACTGGCCCGGTATCCGGGAGGACCCCGCTGCGATGGAGGCCGTATATCGGGCGGCGATCACGGCCGGTGACGTTCAGTCGGTGGCGTCTCTGGCGGCGCTGCGCACCCGGCAGGGAGACACGGCCGAAGCTCGCGTGTTGTTCACGAAGGCCATCGAGTCCGGCGACGTCAACGCGTTGACGATGTATGCAGCCTTCCTGCGCAACCACGGCGAGCCCGGCGAGCTCAATGAGGCGATCGAGCATCGCCGTCGCCAGATGGCGGCCGGCGACACCGGTGCTCTGCCGATCCTCGGCGCGCTCTTGCTGACGGCGCCGCAGCGACAGGTCGAAGCGGAGGCCGTGCTACGTCGAGGTGCCGCGCTGCTGGAGAACCGTTGCCGATGCCTGCTCGCTGCGCTGCTGTCGGACCGGGGTGCGACCGCTGAAGCAGCTGAGTTGGTCCGGCGGGTACGCGCCACCGGTGACGACCTGGTACGTAGCTACGCCGAGCAGCTTGCGGAGGAGTACGAGTTGCCCTCCTGA
- a CDS encoding DUF6461 domain-containing protein, which translates to MLSDVLAYYKDLVTTGLPVAMCWKVAQPLGAALTLEDVASRLGGDPDDLEVLDLSEAYEVGPNDGWVLHLDQAGPAVTIFENNGFQGTRPEVLRALSIDAKVHSAWWDVDAMTRFSFATQGELITAMEAGWPRAGVRPDALDAELADLYDAMRTPGLRVAGMLAAIELRTGIRLDRDWFDRPHEAIVIART; encoded by the coding sequence GTGCTTTCCGACGTTCTTGCCTACTACAAAGACCTCGTGACCACTGGACTGCCGGTGGCGATGTGCTGGAAGGTGGCACAGCCGCTCGGCGCTGCCCTGACCCTCGAGGACGTCGCGTCCCGCCTTGGTGGCGACCCCGACGATCTCGAAGTGCTCGACCTGTCCGAAGCCTACGAGGTCGGCCCGAACGACGGATGGGTCCTGCATCTCGATCAGGCAGGCCCTGCTGTCACCATCTTCGAGAACAACGGCTTCCAGGGCACCCGCCCGGAGGTGCTGCGGGCGCTCAGCATCGACGCGAAGGTTCACAGTGCCTGGTGGGATGTCGACGCGATGACACGGTTCAGCTTCGCCACACAGGGCGAGCTCATCACCGCGATGGAAGCTGGCTGGCCACGCGCAGGAGTCAGACCCGACGCGCTCGACGCCGAGCTTGCTGATCTCTACGACGCCATGCGGACTCCCGGTCTACGGGTGGCAGGAATGCTCGCTGCCATCGAGCTCCGTACCGGTATCCGTCTCGATCGCGACTGGTTCGACCGCCCACACGAAGCCATCGTGATTGCTCGCACGTGA
- a CDS encoding nucleotidyltransferase family protein, whose translation MSAQDVVGVIESDPGAMRVLRATAGLGIPDWWIGAGFVRNRVWDAISNLPASPERDVDVAYFDPEKLDPREDARAEARAMAALPGVPWEIRNQARMHLRNGDEPYTSVLDAISRWPETATCVAVTLRGDSVRLVSCHGLADLVGMVVRPSPAFDNAAGRAKVQRRVEAKGWLDRWAGLRLEI comes from the coding sequence ATGAGCGCGCAAGACGTCGTGGGCGTGATCGAGTCGGACCCGGGAGCGATGAGAGTCCTTCGGGCTACGGCCGGCCTCGGAATACCGGACTGGTGGATCGGTGCCGGCTTCGTACGCAATCGCGTCTGGGACGCGATCAGCAACCTCCCGGCCTCGCCGGAGCGCGACGTGGATGTCGCCTACTTCGACCCGGAGAAGTTGGACCCGCGCGAGGACGCACGCGCCGAAGCCCGAGCCATGGCGGCCCTGCCTGGGGTGCCGTGGGAGATTCGTAATCAAGCACGGATGCATCTGCGCAATGGCGATGAGCCCTACACGTCCGTCTTGGACGCGATATCGCGCTGGCCCGAAACGGCGACGTGCGTCGCGGTTACTCTTCGGGGTGACTCCGTTCGCCTGGTGTCCTGCCACGGGCTGGCTGACCTTGTGGGAATGGTCGTCCGCCCCTCTCCAGCCTTCGACAACGCAGCGGGCCGCGCGAAGGTACAGCGCCGCGTGGAGGCCAAGGGATGGCTCGACCGATGGGCCGGACTGCGGCTAGAGATCTAG
- a CDS encoding aminoglycoside phosphotransferase family protein, with translation MPIHDDEVRATVGQVRRLVAAQCPQWADLPVTALAGELEGTDHVLFRIGGDLVARMPKIATAVDQADCDARWLPVLAPHLPVRIPVPLHLGEPGAEYPWRWTVVPWIPGDTPPRLGCDDVPLARDVAGFVRALHRVETTGGPVKPPGSRGSALRHVDAGVRRVLPRLAEHDDGFDVAEAEAAWDACLAAPDWDRDPVWIHGDLQPGNLITDAGRLVAVVDFGALGVGDPAPDVAPALWTFTGAARDAYRKAVGYDDAIWRRACGWALAPSLTGVDYYRHSFPRMAEHGRRMVRAVIAELV, from the coding sequence GTGCCCATCCACGATGACGAGGTCCGCGCCACCGTCGGTCAGGTGCGCCGGCTGGTGGCGGCCCAGTGCCCGCAGTGGGCCGACCTTCCCGTGACGGCCCTGGCCGGGGAGTTGGAGGGCACCGACCACGTCCTGTTCCGGATCGGCGGCGACCTCGTCGCCCGGATGCCCAAGATTGCCACGGCGGTCGACCAGGCCGATTGCGACGCCCGATGGCTGCCCGTGCTGGCGCCCCACCTACCCGTACGGATCCCCGTTCCGCTGCACCTCGGTGAGCCGGGCGCGGAGTATCCGTGGCGGTGGACGGTGGTGCCGTGGATCCCGGGAGACACGCCTCCCCGGCTCGGCTGCGACGACGTACCCCTGGCCCGCGACGTCGCGGGCTTCGTCCGGGCCCTGCACCGGGTGGAGACCACCGGGGGCCCGGTCAAGCCACCGGGTTCCCGCGGATCCGCACTGCGTCACGTCGACGCGGGCGTCCGCCGGGTGCTGCCCCGCCTCGCCGAGCATGACGACGGCTTCGACGTGGCCGAGGCCGAGGCCGCGTGGGACGCCTGCCTCGCCGCTCCCGACTGGGACCGGGACCCCGTGTGGATCCACGGCGACCTCCAGCCGGGCAACCTGATCACCGACGCCGGCCGGCTGGTTGCGGTCGTCGACTTTGGCGCACTCGGTGTCGGCGACCCGGCACCGGACGTGGCGCCGGCCCTCTGGACCTTCACCGGCGCGGCCCGGGACGCGTACCGGAAGGCAGTCGGGTACGACGACGCCATCTGGCGCCGCGCCTGCGGCTGGGCCCTCGCACCGTCGTTGACCGGCGTCGACTACTACCGGCACAGTTTTCCCCGGATGGCCGAGCACGGCCGCCGGATGGTCCGCGCGGTGATCGCCGAACTGGTATGA
- a CDS encoding sigma-70 family RNA polymerase sigma factor, protein MDTAAQDDSTLVEALRRGERAGLEGMYRRYADRLYTYARTMLREPEAAADAVHDAFLAASQRIGQLREPDRLRSWLYAIVRNECLRQLRDRSRSLPLEEADEPAADIADPGTGVNAEQVRDLVHTAVAALNPGDREVVHLAIRHDLSSADIGTALGVPTNHAHARLSRARSQLERALGALLVARTGARDCPTLAGLIDGWQGRLTPTLRKRVSRHIESCAACGLLRREQLSPAVLLSAYTAPAFLVAADTVWPRLAETWTTGVGADPAPGAEPDPAGAVTADPSLAAPASLAAPASSADPADPMPSADPADPASSVDPGSSGGVAADPDGVVAVRGAAHPVRTTSPANRKRHRRRMAATVALLILLAALGTWAVAPGRPTAARDASDQPVSQTRGPAAGDPATPASAPPSATSAGTRAAEPPPAGAAGSTPGPVVAPGDGDGAAGADAPDAVPGGPAPSPTGAPSRPPAAPRPTATPQVAAAFTVSATAHVRCGSDTYALVVQATGSAALGGAEVRWTPNGGRTSVRAMTVDGSAARVSVGRLRAPTLTWSVRATAADGRTAQSPTRTVTDPCVRPG, encoded by the coding sequence ATGGACACGGCGGCACAGGACGACTCCACACTGGTCGAGGCGCTGCGGCGCGGCGAGCGGGCCGGGCTGGAGGGCATGTACCGGCGCTACGCCGACCGGCTGTACACGTACGCCCGCACCATGCTGCGCGAGCCGGAGGCCGCCGCGGACGCCGTCCACGACGCGTTCCTCGCGGCCAGCCAGCGCATCGGCCAGCTCCGGGAGCCCGACCGGTTGCGCTCCTGGCTGTACGCGATCGTGCGCAACGAGTGCCTCCGGCAGCTCCGGGACCGGTCCCGCTCCCTGCCGCTGGAGGAGGCCGACGAACCGGCGGCCGACATCGCCGACCCGGGCACGGGCGTCAACGCCGAGCAGGTACGCGACCTGGTGCACACGGCGGTCGCCGCGCTGAATCCGGGCGACCGTGAGGTGGTCCACCTGGCCATCCGCCACGACCTGTCGTCCGCCGACATCGGCACGGCCCTCGGGGTGCCCACGAACCACGCGCACGCCCGCCTGTCGCGCGCCCGCTCGCAGCTCGAACGGGCGCTGGGGGCGCTGCTGGTGGCCCGCACCGGGGCCCGGGACTGCCCGACCCTCGCCGGCCTGATCGACGGCTGGCAGGGCCGGCTCACGCCGACGCTGCGCAAGCGGGTCTCCCGGCACATCGAGAGCTGCGCGGCGTGCGGGCTGCTGCGGCGGGAACAGCTGAGCCCGGCCGTGCTGCTGTCGGCGTACACGGCACCGGCCTTCCTGGTCGCCGCCGACACGGTGTGGCCGCGACTGGCCGAGACCTGGACGACCGGCGTCGGGGCCGATCCGGCGCCCGGCGCGGAGCCCGACCCGGCGGGCGCGGTCACGGCCGACCCCTCGCTGGCCGCCCCGGCGTCGTTGGCCGCCCCGGCGTCGTCGGCCGATCCGGCCGATCCGATGCCGTCCGCGGATCCGGCCGATCCAGCGTCGTCGGTCGATCCGGGGTCCTCGGGTGGTGTGGCGGCGGATCCGGACGGTGTGGTGGCGGTACGCGGTGCTGCGCATCCGGTGCGGACGACCTCGCCTGCGAACCGCAAGCGGCACCGCCGGCGGATGGCCGCGACCGTGGCTCTGCTGATCCTCCTCGCCGCGCTCGGGACCTGGGCGGTGGCACCCGGGCGCCCGACCGCCGCGCGGGACGCCTCCGACCAGCCGGTGTCGCAGACGCGCGGACCGGCGGCCGGCGATCCGGCGACGCCCGCTTCCGCGCCGCCGTCGGCCACGAGCGCCGGCACGCGGGCCGCCGAACCGCCGCCGGCCGGCGCCGCCGGTTCGACGCCCGGGCCCGTGGTCGCGCCGGGGGACGGCGACGGGGCCGCAGGGGCCGACGCGCCCGACGCCGTGCCGGGCGGCCCCGCACCGTCGCCGACCGGGGCGCCGTCCAGGCCTCCGGCCGCGCCCCGGCCGACCGCCACACCGCAGGTCGCTGCGGCGTTCACGGTCTCCGCCACCGCCCACGTGCGGTGCGGCTCCGACACGTACGCCCTCGTCGTGCAGGCCACCGGCAGTGCCGCGCTCGGCGGCGCCGAGGTTCGCTGGACGCCCAACGGGGGCAGGACGTCGGTCCGGGCGATGACGGTGGACGGTTCGGCCGCGCGGGTGAGCGTCGGGCGGCTGCGCGCGCCGACGCTGACCTGGTCGGTACGGGCGACGGCCGCGGACGGTCGCACGGCACAGAGCCCGACCCGTACGGTCACCGACCCGTGCGTCCGGCCGGGCTGA
- a CDS encoding GNAT family N-acetyltransferase encodes MTLRLESMTVEQYLRYRQQAEASYARNIADSGAMPAPEAEAKAQEDYAKLLPDGLATPGHHFWTAYDGDDEVGMLWLHVEQKSDGPHAFGYDFEVRPDLRRRGYGRAMLQAVEQRCREWGVRSIGLSVFGFNLPARTLYEQMGFEATAIQMRKRL; translated from the coding sequence GTGACGCTGAGACTTGAGTCGATGACCGTCGAGCAGTACCTCCGGTACCGGCAGCAGGCGGAGGCGAGCTACGCGCGGAACATCGCCGACTCCGGCGCGATGCCGGCGCCGGAGGCCGAGGCGAAGGCGCAGGAGGACTACGCGAAGCTGCTGCCCGACGGTCTGGCGACGCCGGGGCACCACTTCTGGACGGCCTACGACGGCGACGACGAGGTCGGCATGCTGTGGCTGCACGTCGAACAGAAGTCGGACGGCCCACACGCCTTCGGCTACGACTTCGAGGTGCGGCCGGACCTGCGGCGCAGGGGTTACGGGCGGGCCATGCTCCAGGCCGTCGAACAGCGCTGCCGGGAGTGGGGGGTCCGCTCGATCGGCCTGAGCGTCTTCGGCTTCAATTTGCCGGCGCGCACGCTCTACGAGCAGATGGGCTTCGAGGCGACCGCCATCCAGATGCGCAAGCGGCTGTAG
- a CDS encoding alpha/beta fold hydrolase: protein MSYAEVHGLRLWHEEHGTGRPLLLLHGGFGSVEMFAAVLPALAARRRVIAVDLQGHGRTADVDRPLRYESMADDVAALIDQLGLAEADVMGYSLGGGVALRTAIQHPALVRRLVVVSAPCRRQGWYPEVLAGMPEPDEAAGERMRGTPPHELYTRIAPRPGDWARLWARTGELLRRDYDWSAEVAALTVPTLLVFADGDSVSCAHMVEFFGLLGGGHRDAGWDGTDRPASRLAVLPGLTHYDIVASPALPAAVLPFLTHPVSPPG from the coding sequence GTGAGCTACGCGGAGGTCCACGGGCTGCGCCTGTGGCACGAGGAGCACGGCACCGGCCGTCCGTTGCTGTTGCTGCACGGCGGCTTCGGGTCGGTGGAGATGTTCGCGGCGGTCCTGCCGGCGCTGGCCGCGCGCCGACGGGTGATCGCGGTCGACCTCCAGGGCCACGGGCGCACCGCCGACGTGGACCGCCCGCTGCGCTACGAGTCGATGGCCGACGACGTCGCCGCGTTGATCGACCAGCTCGGCCTGGCCGAGGCCGACGTGATGGGCTACTCGCTCGGCGGCGGGGTGGCGTTGCGTACGGCGATCCAGCACCCGGCGCTGGTCCGCCGGCTGGTCGTCGTCTCCGCGCCGTGCAGGCGGCAGGGCTGGTATCCGGAGGTGCTGGCGGGCATGCCCGAGCCCGACGAGGCGGCGGGCGAGCGGATGCGCGGCACCCCGCCGCACGAGCTCTACACCCGCATCGCACCCCGGCCGGGGGACTGGGCGCGGCTCTGGGCGAGGACCGGCGAGCTGCTGCGGCGCGACTACGACTGGTCGGCCGAGGTGGCCGCCCTCACCGTGCCCACCCTGCTCGTCTTCGCCGACGGCGACTCGGTCAGCTGCGCGCACATGGTGGAGTTCTTCGGGCTGCTCGGCGGCGGCCACCGGGACGCCGGCTGGGACGGCACCGACCGGCCGGCGTCGCGGCTCGCCGTGCTGCCGGGGCTCACCCACTACGACATCGTCGCCTCGCCGGCGCTGCCCGCCGCCGTCCTGCCGTTCCTCACCCACCCGGTGTCGCCGCCCGGCTGA
- a CDS encoding dihydrofolate reductase family protein: MRKLVYYVASTLDGFIAAPDGSYDFFPLDPDLAAHLAANWSQTLPTFAHPQFGIDEPTGRFDAVVMGRATYDPALKMGVTSPYAHLKQYVFSRTLPPAAEPEVKIVSTDPVDFVRKLKSRPGRDIWLCGGAQLAGQLLPEVDELIIKLNPYVVGSGIPLTARGFDPRRFDLVDTRPFDSGVVILHYARPAEAA; this comes from the coding sequence TTGCGCAAGCTCGTGTACTACGTCGCCAGCACCCTCGACGGCTTCATCGCCGCCCCCGACGGGTCGTACGACTTCTTCCCGCTGGACCCCGACCTGGCCGCCCACCTGGCGGCCAACTGGTCCCAGACGCTCCCGACGTTCGCCCACCCGCAGTTCGGCATCGACGAGCCGACGGGCCGCTTCGACGCGGTGGTGATGGGCCGGGCCACCTACGACCCGGCGCTGAAGATGGGCGTCACGAGCCCGTACGCGCACCTGAAGCAGTACGTCTTCTCCCGCACCCTGCCGCCGGCCGCCGAGCCGGAGGTGAAGATCGTCTCCACCGACCCGGTGGACTTCGTCCGGAAGCTGAAGAGCCGACCCGGCCGCGACATCTGGCTCTGCGGCGGCGCCCAGCTCGCCGGCCAACTCCTGCCCGAGGTCGACGAGCTGATCATCAAGCTCAATCCGTACGTGGTCGGCAGCGGCATCCCGCTCACCGCCCGGGGGTTCGATCCGCGCCGGTTCGACCTGGTCGACACCCGCCCGTTCGACAGCGGGGTCGTCATCCTCCACTACGCCCGCCCCGCCGAGGCCGCTTAG
- a CDS encoding TetR/AcrR family transcriptional regulator has product MARNVERRAALADAGLRVLAATGARGLTHRAVDAEAGVPTGTASNYFRSRDALLGALGERIMERFAPDEQVLAELGAREPSLELFTDYLRYIVERTTRQPDLTRALIELRLEAARRPDLARILGDTLRRGYRDDVAFHLASGLPGGAFEVALLHYAVDGLLLDLLGTSIEAGFDPDDVVVAFVSRLVGGVDR; this is encoded by the coding sequence ATGGCGAGGAACGTGGAACGACGGGCGGCGCTGGCCGACGCGGGGTTGCGGGTGCTGGCGGCCACCGGGGCGCGGGGGCTCACCCACCGGGCGGTCGACGCCGAGGCGGGGGTGCCGACCGGCACCGCCTCCAACTACTTCCGCTCCCGCGACGCGCTGCTCGGCGCCCTCGGCGAGCGGATCATGGAGCGGTTCGCCCCCGACGAGCAGGTCCTGGCCGAGCTGGGCGCCCGTGAGCCGTCGCTGGAGCTGTTCACCGACTACCTGCGCTACATCGTCGAGCGGACCACCCGGCAGCCCGACCTCACCCGGGCCCTGATCGAGCTGCGGCTGGAGGCGGCCCGCCGGCCCGACCTGGCCCGGATCCTCGGCGACACCCTGCGTCGGGGCTACCGCGACGACGTCGCGTTCCACCTCGCCTCCGGCTTACCGGGTGGCGCGTTCGAGGTCGCTCTGCTGCACTACGCCGTGGACGGGCTGCTGCTCGATCTGCTCGGCACGTCCATCGAGGCGGGATTCGACCCCGACGACGTGGTCGTGGCGTTCGTGTCCCGGCTGGTCGGCGGTGTCGACCGGTGA
- a CDS encoding GNAT family N-acetyltransferase, whose translation MIPTQGSATTQLREQLPDGVDSAGALLRTARVGDVEVGWIWVGLPGGPAGPHTAWLNNIEVHPGHRRQGHGRRMIQLVEAELGTLGVPELGLNVFGSNTGAIHLYHSLGYRVAAQQMTKRLPPAG comes from the coding sequence GTGATTCCGACACAGGGGAGCGCCACCACCCAGCTGCGCGAACAGCTCCCCGACGGGGTCGACAGCGCCGGCGCCCTGCTGCGCACCGCCCGGGTCGGCGACGTCGAGGTGGGGTGGATCTGGGTCGGGCTCCCCGGCGGCCCTGCCGGTCCCCACACCGCGTGGCTCAACAACATAGAGGTGCATCCCGGACACCGTAGACAGGGGCACGGGCGGCGGATGATCCAGCTCGTCGAGGCGGAACTCGGCACCCTCGGGGTGCCGGAGCTGGGCCTGAACGTCTTCGGGTCTAACACCGGGGCCATCCACCTCTACCACAGCCTCGGCTACCGGGTGGCTGCCCAGCAGATGACGAAGCGGCTGCCACCGGCCGGCTGA